From Camelus dromedarius isolate mCamDro1 chromosome 12, mCamDro1.pat, whole genome shotgun sequence, the proteins below share one genomic window:
- the LOC105094976 gene encoding olfactory receptor 5B2-like, with translation MTFMENTTEVHEFRLLGLTDTAELQVPLFIIFTFIYLITLIGNLGMIMLILLDSHLHTPMYFFLSNLSLVDCVYSSAVTPKVMAGFLMGDKVISYGGCVAQMFFFVAFASVDCFLLAVMAYDRHAAVCKPLHYTTTVTTSVCVQMAIGSYVWGFVESAIHTGFAFALSFCHSNVVHHFFCDIPPILALSCSDIYVNEIVLFILAAFNVFFALIVILTSYLFIFIAILRMHSAEGRKKAFSTCTSHLTSVTIFYGTVIFMYLQPSSSHSMDNDQMASVFYTIIIPMLNPIVYTLRNKEVNNAFRKATEKMKILFRT, from the coding sequence ATGACATTCATGGAGAACACCACTGAGGTGCATGAGTTTAGACTCTTGGGACTGACTGACACCGCAGAGCTGCAAGTTCCCCTCTTCATAATATTCACTTTCATCTATCTCATCACTCTCATTGGAAATCTTGGGATGATCATGTTGATTTTGTTGGATTCTCACCTCCATACTCCCATGTATTTTTTCCTCAGTAACCTCTCTCTGGTGGATTGTGTTTACTCCTCGGCTGTTACCCCCAAGGTGATGGCTGGGTTTCTCATGGGAGATAAAGTCATCTCCTATGGGGGATGTGTGGCTCAGATGTTCTTCTTTGTGGCTTTTGCCAGTGTAGACTGTTTTCTACTAGCTGTCATGGCTTACGATCGTCATGCTGCGGTGTGTAAGCCCTTACATTACACCACCACTGTGACCACCAGTGTGTGTGTTCAGATGGCAATAGGCTCCTATGTCTGGGGCTTTGTTGAATCCGCCATCCACACTGGATTTGCCTTCGCCCTCTCCTTCTGCCATTCCAATGTGGTCCATCACTTCTTCTGTGATATCCCCCCAATCCTGGCTCTTTCCTGTTCAGATATCTACGTAAATGAGATTGTGCTCTTTATCTTAGCAGCTTTCAATGTCTTTTTTGCCCTTATAGTTATCTTGACCTCCTACCTGTTCATATTCATTGCCATCCTGAGAATGCACTCAGCAGAAGGACGGAAgaaagccttctccacctgcacATCTCACCTCACTTCTGTCACCATATTCTATGGAACTGTAATCTTCATGTACTTACAACCCAGCTCTAGTCATTCTATGGACAATGACCAAATGGCATCTGTCTTCTATACAATAATAATCCCCATGTTGAACCCTATTGTCTACACTCTAAGGAATAAAGAGGTTAATAATGCTTTCAGGAAAGCCACTGAGAAGATGAAGATTCTGTTCAGAACATAG
- the LOC105094977 gene encoding olfactory receptor 5B2 produces the protein MENRTEVTQFILLGLTNTPELQIPLFVVFTLIYLITLAGNLGMIILTLLDSRLHTPMYFFLSHLSLVDFGYSSAVTPKVTAGLLMGDKIISYNACAAQMFFFAAFATVENYLLASMAYDRYAAVCKPLHYSTTMKKSVCARLAIGSYICGFLNASIHIGDTFSLSFCRSNVVHHFFCDIPAVLTLSCSDKHISEVALVFTSSLNIFFALLTILISYLFIFITTLKMQSSQGHQKALSTCASHLTAVSIFYGTVIFMYLQPSSSHSMDTDKVASVFYTMVIPMLNPMVYSLRNKDVRNAFKKVVEKANFSIGLGL, from the coding sequence ATGGAGAACAGGACAGAAGTGACACAGTTCATCCTCCTGGGACTCACCAACACCCCAGAACTACAGATTCCTCTCTTTGTCGTGTTCACTCTTATTTACCTCATCACTCTGGCTGGAAACCTGGGAATGATCATACTGACTCTCTTGGACTCTCGTCTCCACActcccatgtactttttcctcagTCACCTGTCTCTGGTGGACTTTGGCTACTCCTCAGCTGTCACTCCCAAAGTCACGGCTGGCTTACTTATGGGTGACAAGATCATCTCTTACAATGCATGTGCTGCTCAAATGTTCTTTTTTGCAGCCTTTGCTACTGTGGAAAATTACCTCTTGGCCTCAATGGCTTATGATCGTTATGCAGCAGTGTGTAAACCCCTGCATTACAGCACCACCAtgaagaaaagtgtgtgtgcacGTCTGGCCATAGGCTCCTATATCTGTGGTTTCCTGAATGCCTCCATCCACATTGGAGATACATTCAGTCTCTCTTTCTGTAGGTCCAACGTGGTCCATCACTTTTTCTGTGATATTCCAGCTGTTCTGACTCTCTCTTGCTCTGATAAACACATTAGTGAGGTGGCTCTTGTTTTTACTTCGAGCTTGAACATCTTTTTTGCTCTTCTGACTATATTGATTTCCTACCTGTTCATATTTATAACCACCTTGAAGATGCAGTCATCTCAGGGACACCAAAAGGCTTTGTCCACCTGTGCTTCCCACCTCACTGCCGTCTCCATCTTCTATGGGACAGTCATCTTCATGTACTTACAGCCCAGCTCCAGCCATTCCATGGACACAGACAAGGTGGCATCTGTGTTCTACACCATGGTCATCCCCATGCTGAATCCTATGGTCTACAGCCTGAGGAATAAGGACGTAAGGAATGCATTCAAGAAGGTGGTTGAGAAGGCAAATTTTTCTATAGGATTGGGACTTTAA
- the LOC105094929 gene encoding olfactory receptor 5B3: protein MRNSTEVTEFILLGLTSDPELQVPLFIMFMLIYLITLIVNLGIIMLIALDSRLHTPMYFFLSNLSLVDFCYSSAVTPTVMAGFISGDKLISYNACAAQMFFFAAFATVENYLLASMAYDRYTAVCKPLHYTTAMTTGVCACLATGSYVCGFLNACIHVGDTFSLSFCSSNVVHHFFCDVPAVMVLSCSDRHVSELVLVYVVSFNILFALLVIWISYIFIFITILKMHSSAGYQKALSTCASHFTAVSIFYGTIIFMYSQPSSSHSMDTDKMASVFYAMIIPMLNPVVYSLRNKEVNRAFIKVVLEAKLFLLGL, encoded by the coding sequence ATGAGGAACAGTACAGAAGTGACAGAGTTCATTCTCCTGGGACTAACCAGTGACCCAGAACTGCAGGTTCCCCTCTTTATAATGTTCATGCTCATCTACCTCATCACTCTCATTGTGAATTTGGGGATTATTATGTTGATTGCATTGGACTCTCGTCTCCACActcccatgtactttttcctcagTAACTTATCTCTGGTGGATTTTTGTTACTCCTCAGCTGTCACTCCCACAGTCATGGCTGGTTTCATCTCAGGAGACAAACTCATCTCCTACAATGCATGTGCTGCTCAGATGTTCTTTTTTGCAGCCTTTGCCACTGTAGAAAATTACCTCTTGGCCTCAATGGCTTATGACCGCTATACAGCAGTGTGTAAACCCCTGCATTACACCACCGCCATGACAACCGGTGTGTGTGCTTGTCTGGCCACAGGCTCCTATGTCTGTGGTTTCCTGAATGCCTGCATCCACGTTGGAGATACGTTCAGTCTCTCTTTCTGTAGTTCCAACGTGGTCCATCACTTTTTCTGCGATGTTCCAGCAGTCATGGTTCTCTCTTGCTCAGACAGACACGTTAGTGAGCTGGTTCTTGTTTATGTAGTAAGCTTCAACATCTTATTTGCTCTTCTGGTTATCTGGATATCCTACATATTCATATTTATCACCATCCTAAAGATGCACTCCTCTGCAGGATATCAGAAGGCTTTATCCACCTGTGCTTCCCACTTCACTGCAGTCTCCATCTTCTATGGAACTATTATCTTCATGTACTCACAGCCCAGCTCCAGCCATTCCATGGACACAGACAAGATGGCGTCCGTGTTCTATGCTATGATCATCCCCATGTTAAACCCTGTGGTTTATAGCTTGAGGAACAAGGAAGTCAACAGAGCATTTATAAAGGTTGTTTTAGAggcaaaattgtttttattaggATTATGA